The stretch of DNA CGTCGAAATCTGCGCAGTGACTTTGCGTGATTGCTGATTTGCCGGCGCTGCGATCTGTTGCCTGCTCAATACCTTCCAAAGTGAAGGAGCAGGGGCATGAACGAGCAGTGTGGTAGTTGGCATATAGGTGTTTTTTTCGACGGTACTGGCAACAACGCGAGCAATGCGGCCGCGCCCTGTGGGGGCATTGCCACCGCCACAGGCAGCTATGGCAATGTGCACAGCAACGTGGCGCTGCTGCATGGGCTCTATCCCAGCGGGGTGGTGCAGGGCCGGGTGTACTTCAAGCACTATGCGCAAGGCATTGGCACGACCGCAGGGGCGCCAGATTCGGTATTCGGCCAGGCCACGGGAAGAGGTGAGACAGGCGTGCTGGCGCGTGTCGAAGAGGCACTGGCAGTGATCGCAGGGCAGTTGCGCGATCACCTGGCCGCTCAGGCCCAGACGATGCCTGGGCGCATCGAGTTCGACCTGTTCGGTTTTAGCCGCGGGGCGGCGGCGGCCAGGCACCTGGCCAATCGGCTGGGGGCCGGGGAGCAGGGCCTGCCGGCCGAACTGCAGGGCGAGCGGGTGATCAACTTCATTGGCCTTTTCGATTCGGTGGCGGCGATGGTTGCCCCCCTGCGGGGAAACTTCGACCCGGCAAATGCCCAGTATGCCGGCTTGCGCCTTGGCTTGGGCCCGAAGGTGGCGCGGCAGGTGGTGCAACTGGTGGCTGCCGATGAGCGGCGGCACAATTTTGCCTTGGTGCGTAGCGGCAACGATATCGTGGTGCCGGGTGTGCACTCCAACATCGGAGGCGGTTATCCGCCTTGCATGCGTGAGCAGGTGATGCTGTGCAAGCCCTTTTCGAACCAGGTGCCGCAATGCACGCCTGTAGAGCGGACGGCGGCCTATGCGGCTGCAAAGGCTTTGCTGGCGTCGGCGTCGGCAGCTGATGGCGAGCGATGCCTGCGGGTGGTGACCTGGGAGGAGCCGGTGGCGGGAGGGCGGGCGCAGCGAGACACCCCGCAGAAAACGGTCTACGCCGCTGTGCTCAGCGAGCGCGAGGTGCTTGGGCATCTGTCTCGGGTGTACCTGAGCATCATGCGTGAACTGGGGGTTCGGGCCGGGGTGCCTTTCCTGCCGCTGGGCGATGACGAGGGCCATCGGCTACCGCCGGCATTGCTGGGGATCAGTGACAAGCTGCACGACTATGTGTTGGGCGGGGGAGAGTCGGCGGCGCTTTCTGCCGAAGAGCAGGCTTTGTTGCGGGCCAGGTATGTGCATGCATCAGCCCACTGGAATGCCTTGAAGGGCATGCGCAACAGCAGGCTGGATGTTTTGTTCGTCGATAGGCCTGAGGAGGGGGGCAGGGTACTGCATGACAACCCGGTTTGATTGTGGCGGCCGCTTCG from Pseudomonas putida encodes:
- a CDS encoding T6SS phospholipase effector Tle1-like catalytic domain-containing protein: MNEQCGSWHIGVFFDGTGNNASNAAAPCGGIATATGSYGNVHSNVALLHGLYPSGVVQGRVYFKHYAQGIGTTAGAPDSVFGQATGRGETGVLARVEEALAVIAGQLRDHLAAQAQTMPGRIEFDLFGFSRGAAAARHLANRLGAGEQGLPAELQGERVINFIGLFDSVAAMVAPLRGNFDPANAQYAGLRLGLGPKVARQVVQLVAADERRHNFALVRSGNDIVVPGVHSNIGGGYPPCMREQVMLCKPFSNQVPQCTPVERTAAYAAAKALLASASAADGERCLRVVTWEEPVAGGRAQRDTPQKTVYAAVLSEREVLGHLSRVYLSIMRELGVRAGVPFLPLGDDEGHRLPPALLGISDKLHDYVLGGGESAALSAEEQALLRARYVHASAHWNALKGMRNSRLDVLFVDRPEEGGRVLHDNPV